The Thermoplasmata archaeon DNA segment CGCGGCCCACCCGCGCCCCGACTATAAAGCCTCCCCCGCTCTCACCGCCGGGGCGGGGGAGTCGGGGTCCGTGCCGCGCCCCGTACGTATGACCCGTTGCTGCCATCCGGCCCCAGCGCGGAGCCCGGCGGCTAGCGCGATACCCTCCTGCGGGCCCAGCCTTCGGCTGGCCTCTCTTCGTTCGCGTTCCGAACTTTCAAATAACCCTACCCGGATAGGCGTGGGAGCACGAGGACCCGTGGGCGCAACAGCGCTGACAGAATGGTCTCCCGAACATCGCCGCGCCGGACTCGGCTCGCGCTCTGGAGTGTTGCATGAGGGCTTGTAGTAAGTGCGGTCGGGCCAACGAGGATTCTGCCAGCTTCTGCCACGGGTGCGGTGCTCCGCTCGCTATGGCAGGGGCCCCGGCGTACGCCCCCCCTGTTTCATCCGCCCCTCCTTCGCCGCCGAGCCCATACTCTCCCGGGCCCCCGCCGGCCTACGTACCTCCGCCGGCTGCTCCCTATCCGCCCCCGCCCGGAAGCGCCTCCGTTCCACCCTACTCGCCCCCTCCCTCGCCGTACGTGACCGCGGACCTCTCTCGACCGTCCGCCCGACGACCTCCCGGCTACCGACACCGCAGGAGAACGACCGCGGCGGTGCTCCTTGCGCTGGGGTTCATTCTATCGGCGATCGCTCTCGGCACCGGGTGGTGGTCGGTGAGTGGAGGGGGCGTTAACATCTACTATACCCCCGGCAACTCGTTCTCCTGCAGCGGCGCCGGTTGTCCCACCACCCTCACCTACTCGGTGATCAGCAGCCAGATGGCGAACCTGTACTCCGCGATCGATTACATGATCATCGTCGTGGTCATCCTCGCCATCATCGCTACCGCCTTCGCATTCCTCGGGGCCTACGGTGTGACCTTTGGCCGAGGTCAACTGAGCCTGATCGTACTCCTCTCCGTCGTAGCCGGGGTGCTGAGCGTGGCACCGGTCATCTACGCCGCCCTCGGACAGCCTGCGGCGTTTCAGGCCGCCAACGGCGGTTGCAACGGCCCATCGTACTGTACCTCGTTCTTCTACGGTTCGTACGGCACCGGAGCCAGCACCTTCAGCTACGGCCCGTTCGTTGGATGGTACGCTGCTCTCGTGGGCTTCGTCTTCTTGATCGCGGGAGGCGCGCTATATTCACGGACCAGAACGGAACCGTTCACGATGGACGAACTGGCGGCCTCGGCCCAGTTGCCTGTTCCGGGCATGGTCCCTGGAGCACCCGGTGGAGCTTCTCCTTGGGCGCAACCTCCCGCTCCCGCATGGCCGCCCCCTCCCCCCACCCCGCAGCCCGGCTGGCCTCCGGTGCAGCAGGGCTCGGCCCCACCGATCACGTGCCCCCGTTGCGGGATGACGAACGCAAGCACCGCGACCAGTTGCTGGCGTTGCCAGTCCCCGTTGCGCTAAGTACCTATCCGAAAACCCCGGAAGGTTCGCGGAGTTCACGCCGCCTTCGTTCATCGGCTCGACCGTAGGGCCCGGGTTCTCGCGAGCCTCCCCGTCTGGCGAGAGTTCCCCCTGTGGAAGGGCGCCCGGGAACCAGCTGCGGCGGACGTGCGCCATTGGGCGACCCCAGCGTCGGGGCCCCTCTGCCCTCGTCGAATCGAAGTTCAAACCTCACGCCCGCGGCTGACCGCACTCCGCGCAGAAGCGGTGGGTCGGTTGCAGCGGTCGCCCGCACGAGGTGCAGAACGATCCTCTCGCGGGGTCCGCCGCAACCACCGGCGGCGTCCAGGGCGCGGAGGGAGGGGGCGGTGGCGGCCAGGCGCCCGGCGGAGGGGAAGCGTAGGGAGGAGGTGGCGGCGCAGGAGCGTACGATACGGGAGGGGCCGCCGGAGGAGCCCCGCCGGGTCCCGGTGGGGCTCCGTAGGAATAGGGTGGCCCGAGCGGGGGAACGCCGGGCGCTGCAGCGCGACGGTTTCGCGCGGCCCGTGACCTCGAGATTAGTGCGGCCGCGATCACCCCCACCACCACGACGGCCGCTAGGCCGCCCACGACGATGTATCCGGTAGACCCGGAAAATCCGAGGAACCCCGAGCCGCCGGCCGTCCCTCCACCTCCCGAGGCAGTGAATGCGATCGAGACACTCACCGAGGCGCCGGAGACGGACACCGTCCCGGACACGGGAGATGCGGTGAACCCAGACACCGCCCCCACGGTGTAGTTGTAGGCCCCGTTCGCTTCGGCGAACGTGATCACCGAACTCGTGGAGCTCGCCGTCCCTCCGTTCAACGTCACCGACCACGAGGTTCCCTGCGAGAGCCCGGTTTCGGAGAAGATCACCGCGTACGATCCGGGGCCGGTCGCGGTGAAGGTGACCGAGATGCTCACACCGGCCCCGGAGACGGAGAACCTCCCGGACGAGGGGGACGGGGTGAACCCGGACACCACCCCCACGCTGTAGTTGTAGGCGCCGTTCGGTTCGGCGAACGTGATCACCGAACTCGTGGAGCTCGCCGTCCCTCCGTTCAACGTCACCGACCAGGAAGTTCCAAGCAACAGACCGCTTTCGGTGAACGTCACCGAGTACGTCCCGGGAGCGCTGGCCGTGAACACGATCGCTTCTGTCACATTGGCCCCGTTCACCGTGACGAGGCCGTTCGCCGGGTTCGCCGCGTAGCCGGCGGGAGGCCCGACCCCGAACGAGTAGGTTCCATCCTTCGCTCCGGTGAACTGGATGTAGGTGCCGGTCGTGCTGCCGAAGTATCCTGCGAAGGTCACGTTCCATACGGTGCCCGCGGGCAGGCCGCTCTCGACAAACTCCACCGTGTAGGTCGTGGTCGCGTTCCCTCCCACCGTGATCTGTGTGTAGCCCGCCGGGAGGGCGAGCGGCGGGAGAACGTAGCGATGCCCTCCGCTGACCACCGTGATGCTGTAGGTGTACGGGATGATCGTGCCGTTCCACTCATTCCCGTCGAACGTCCCGACCGCCGGGCCGCTGTACGAGGAGGAGTTCAGGTAGACCGTACCGCCATTCAGCGTCGGTCCGCTGATGTTCAATTGCACGACCTGACGAATGTCGTACAGCTGCCCGAGGGCGCCGGGGCCGTAGCTCTGGGCCCCGATGGGGATGGCGCCTTGGGAAGCTGGGGTGCCCACGACCCCGCTGATCGTCTCCGCCGTGTCGCTGCCGAAGTTGAACTCGTTGTCCGGCACTTGGAAGTTGTGCCCGTTGAGGTACTCGATCGCCGCGTAGGTCTGAAGGGAGGTAGCGGCCATCGTCGAGGCACCGCCTCCGGGACCTGCTACGACGAGCTCGGCATCGAAGAATTGACCGTTCGGGGCGTAGAGGTTCCCATCGACGAGATAGAGGGGCCCGTACTGAAGGGGGGCCGTCGCGAAGAGGAAACGTGCGGTGTCGTACGCCACCGGGTTCCCGTTGTTGATGGCATCTCCGAACGTGACGGATGGCACGCCGTTCGTGATCCCCACCTGCATGAGGAAGTAGATGGGATCCGCCGCGGAGAGCGTGGTGTAGTTCGTGCTGTCCAAGTAGTAGTACCACCCCTGACCGTTGGACGTGAAACTGACCTGGCCGTGGCCCTGGATCGTGCTGTTGTACATGCTCGAACCGGCGGCGCTCGCGTTCCACACATTGTCGATGAATTCGATCGTCTTGGCCTGCGTGTCGACGAGGGCAACGTCCTGCGTCCAGTAGACGTAATTCGTTCCCCCCTCCTGGAAGGTCATGACCGCGTTGAGTTGGATCCCGGCCGTATAGGCCCCGCTTCCGAGGCTCGCGTTGTAGGTCCCGAAGTCGGTCGGGGTGTACTCCCCGATCCATGTGGTGGTCGTATAGGAGTACGGATTGCCGTATTCGTCGACCCCATAGTCCGTAACGCCCATCGGCGCCGGCTCGCTGGAGTAGGCCCCATAGGGGTAGACGGAGTCATTGGCGGTGAGGGACGGCATCCGGGCGGGGATCTTGGGAGGAGCGACGGGATAGGGAGGGGCCTTGGAAGGAATTCCACTTCCGGCCGGCGGAGCGAGCGCGGCCGTCGGATGGACGCTTCCCGGCGCTCCCCCCATCGTGCGCCAGTTCGCCCAGGACGGAGGCGTCCCTGCCAGGGCCATAGAAACCGCGGGGCCTGATGGAACGGTCTTCTTCATCGAGTCCGGGTCGGCGTGCGGCAGCGCGCCCGGGGGCGCGCCGAGGGAGTAGGTCGATCCAAGGTTCGAAAGAAGGAGCGCGATGAAGAGAGCGCACCCGAGGACCGCCCACCCCGACCGGAGCCTCGGAAGCGCGCTCGGCGGCCCACGCCGGCGGCCGGCTGACGTATCCCTCGGAGAGAGGCTGCGCTGGCCCGCCCGCGGTCGATCTCCCGACACGGTCATCGTCCTCGCGACCCCCGACGACGTCCGATGGACCGGGCGGGCGACTGAGGCACTGCGCTACTCGCCGGCAGCGAGATGGACAATCCGAGCCCGCTCTGCAGCGGTCGCCGCGGGAGATTTCGGCGATCATCGCTGGGGAATCTCGCGAGTGCCCACGAACGCACCCGCGGTAGTTCATCGGAGTCGACCGGGGCCGGTCGGTGACCAGGGTAGCCCGATTCCCGGGCCGACGAAGCGTCGCTTCGCGAGTCGCCCACGCTCCGGGCATATGGTGAATGAGGTACTTATTCCCGGTGTTCGTGATCCGCAGGGTCGGACGCTCCGCGCTCGGCCAGCAGTCGTAGATCGTCCG contains these protein-coding regions:
- a CDS encoding thermopsin family protease, producing MALAGTPPSWANWRTMGGAPGSVHPTAALAPPAGSGIPSKAPPYPVAPPKIPARMPSLTANDSVYPYGAYSSEPAPMGVTDYGVDEYGNPYSYTTTTWIGEYTPTDFGTYNASLGSGAYTAGIQLNAVMTFQEGGTNYVYWTQDVALVDTQAKTIEFIDNVWNASAAGSSMYNSTIQGHGQVSFTSNGQGWYYYLDSTNYTTLSAADPIYFLMQVGITNGVPSVTFGDAINNGNPVAYDTARFLFATAPLQYGPLYLVDGNLYAPNGQFFDAELVVAGPGGGASTMAATSLQTYAAIEYLNGHNFQVPDNEFNFGSDTAETISGVVGTPASQGAIPIGAQSYGPGALGQLYDIRQVVQLNISGPTLNGGTVYLNSSSYSGPAVGTFDGNEWNGTIIPYTYSITVVSGGHRYVLPPLALPAGYTQITVGGNATTTYTVEFVESGLPAGTVWNVTFAGYFGSTTGTYIQFTGAKDGTYSFGVGPPAGYAANPANGLVTVNGANVTEAIVFTASAPGTYSVTFTESGLLLGTSWSVTLNGGTASSTSSVITFAEPNGAYNYSVGVVSGFTPSPSSGRFSVSGAGVSISVTFTATGPGSYAVIFSETGLSQGTSWSVTLNGGTASSTSSVITFAEANGAYNYTVGAVSGFTASPVSGTVSVSGASVSVSIAFTASGGGGTAGGSGFLGFSGSTGYIVVGGLAAVVVVGVIAAALISRSRAARNRRAAAPGVPPLGPPYSYGAPPGPGGAPPAAPPVSYAPAPPPPPYASPPPGAWPPPPPPSAPWTPPVVAADPARGSFCTSCGRPLQPTHRFCAECGQPRA